In the Sus scrofa isolate TJ Tabasco breed Duroc chromosome 7, Sscrofa11.1, whole genome shotgun sequence genome, one interval contains:
- the LEMD2 gene encoding LEM domain-containing protein 2, producing the protein MAGLSDLELRRELQALGFQPGPITDTTRDVYRNKLRRLRGEARLRGEERLREEARARGEERLREEARLRGEERLREEARLRGEERLREEARLREEAPLRARPAAASLRSEPWLSSPASGSAYAPSGAYGDLGVSPPSWSGSRGLAYSSRPAPLRRRASARGSSEEDEDSRTPDRAAPSPGHGVRRWWASAPTTARPSSALFSPDPRPGLRPTRASPTGAARARPEVGRRLERWLSRLLLWASLGLLLAFLGILWVKMGQPSAPQEARDSMKLLPVDCERKTDEFCQAKQKAALLELLHELYNFLATQAGNFECGNPEKLKSKCIPVTEAQEYIANVTSSSSAKFEAALTWILSSNKDVGIWLKGEDPSELVTTVDKVVCLESARPRMGVACRLSRALLTAATHVLIFFWCLAFLWGLLIFLRYRWRKLEEEEQAMYEMVKKIIDVVQDHYVDWEQDMERYPYVGILHVRDTLIPPQSRRRMKRIWDRAVEFLASNESRIQTESHRVAGEDMLVWRWTKPSAFSDSER; encoded by the exons ATGGCCGGCCTGTCGGACCTGGAGCTGCGGCGGGAGCTACAGGCCCTGGGCTTCCAGCCGGGACCCATCACCGACACCACCCGGGACGTCTACCGCAACAAGCTGCGCCGCCTGCGGGGCGAGGCCCGGCTGCGCGGCGAGGAGCGGCTGCGGGAGGAGGCCCGGGCGCGGGGCGAGGAGCGGCTGCGGGAGGAGGCCCGGCTGCGCGGCGAGGAGCGGCTGCGGGAGGAGGCCCGGCTGCGCGGCGAGGAGCGGCTGCGCGAGGAGGCCCGGCTGCGCGAAGAGGCGCCGCTGCGCGCCCGCCCGGCCGCCGCCTCCCTTCGGTCGGAGCCCTGGCTCTCCTCACCGGCCTCGGGCTCGGCCTACGCGCCTTCCGGGGCCTATGGCGACCTCGGGGTCTCCCCGCCCTCCTGGTCCGGGAGCCGCGGCCTCGCCTACTCCTCCCGCCCTGCGCCGCTCAGACGCCGCGCTTCGGCCCGGGGCAGCTCGGAGGAGGACGAGGACTCCCGGACGCCCGATAGGGCGGCGCCGAGCCCGGGCCACGGAGTCCGCCGCTGGTGGGCCTCGGCCCCGACAACGGCGCGGCCGTCCTCCGCCCTCTTCAGCCCCGACCCGCGCCCGGGCCTGCGACCGACGAGAGCGAGTCCCACGGGCGCGGCGCGGGCCCGGCCCGAGGTGGGGCGGCGGCTGGAGCGCTGGCTGTCGCGGCTGCTGCTCTGGGCCAGCCTGGGGCTGCTGCTCGCCTTTCTGGGCATCCTCTGGGTGAAGATGGGCCAGCCCTCGGCGCCGCAGGAGGCGCGAGACAGCA TGAAATTATTGCCAGTGGACTGTGAGAGAAAAACAGATGAG TTCTGTCAGGCCAAACAGAAGGCGGCCTTGCTGGAGCTGCTGCACGAACTCTACAACTTCCTGGCCACCCAAGCCG GTAATTTTGAGTGTGGAAATCCAGAGAAGCTGAAAAGCAAATGCATCCCTGTAACGGAAGCCCAGGAGTACATAGCA aACGTGACCAGCAGCTCCTCTGCCAAGTTCGAAGCCGCGCTGACCTGGATCCTGAGCAGCAACAAGGATGTGGGCATCTG GTTGAAAGGGGAGGACCCATCTGAGCTGGTGACGACAGTGGACAAGGTGGTTTGCCTGGAGTCTGCCCGGCCCCGAATGGGGGTCGCCTGCCGCCTGAGCCGAGCCCTGCTCACCGCCGCCACCCACGTGCTCATCTTCTTCTGGT GCCTGGCCTTTCTGTGGGGGCTGCTGATCTTCCTGAGGTACCGGTGGCGGAAgctggaagaggaggagcaggCCATGTACGAGATGGTGAAGAAGATTATAG ACGTGGTGCAGGACCACTACGTGGACTGGGAGCAGGACATGGAGCGCTACCCGTACGTGGGCATTCTGCATGTGCGCGACACCCTCATCCCCCCGCAGAGCCG GAGACGCATGAAGCGGATCTGGGACCGGGCCGTGGAGTTCCTGGCCTCCAACGAATCCCGGATCCAGACAGAGTCCCACCGAGTGGCCGGGGAAGACATGCTGGTGTGGCGGTGGACCAAGCCCTCCGCCTTCTCTGACTCGGAGCGATAG
- the MLN gene encoding promotilin isoform X1 produces the protein MVSRKAVVVLLVVHAAAMLASHTEAFVPIFTYGELQRMQEKERNKGQKKSLSVQQASEELGPLDPSEPTKEEERVVIKLLAPVDIGIRMDSRQLEKYRATLEGLLGQAPQSTQNQNAAK, from the exons ATGGTGTCCCGCAAGGCTGTGGTCGTCCTGCTGGTGGTGCACGCAGCTGCCATGCTGGCCTCCCACACGGAAGCCTTTGTTCCCATCTTTACCTACGGGGAACTTCAGAGGATGCAG GAAAAGGAGCGGAATAAAGGGCAAAAGAAATCCCTGAGTGTCCAGCAGGCGTCGGAGGAGCTCGGCCCTCTGGACCCCTCGGAGCCCacgaaggaagaagaaagggtggTTATCAAG CTGCTCGCGCCTGTGGACATTGGAATCAGGATGGACTCCAGGCAGCTGGAAAAGTACCGGGCCACCCTGGAAGGGCTGCTGGGCCAGGCGCCGCAGTCCACCCAGAACCAGAATG CCGCCAAGTAA
- the MLN gene encoding promotilin precursor (The RefSeq protein has 2 substitutions compared to this genomic sequence), producing the protein MVSRKAVVVLLVVHAAAMLASHTEAFVPSFTYGELQRMQEKERNKGQKKSLSVQQASEELGPLDPSEPTKEEERVVIKLLAPVDIGIRMDSRQLEKYRATLERLLGQAPQSTQNQNAAK; encoded by the exons ATGGTGTCCCGCAAGGCTGTGGTCGTCCTGCTGGTGGTGCACGCAGCTGCCATGCTGGCCTCCCACACGGAAGCCTTTGTTCCCATCTTTACCTACGGGGAACTTCAGAGGATGCAG GAAAAGGAGCGGAATAAAGGGCAAAAGAAATCCCTGAGTGTCCAGCAGGCGTCGGAGGAGCTCGGCCCTCTGGACCCCTCGGAGCCCacgaaggaagaagaaagggtggTTATCAAG CTGCTCGCGCCTGTGGACATTGGAATCAGGATGGACTCCAGGCAGCTGGAAAAGTACCGGGCCACCCTGGAAGGGCTGCTGGGCCAGGCGCCGCAGTCCACCCAGAACCAGAATG CCGCCAAGTAA